A single window of bacterium DNA harbors:
- a CDS encoding HIT family protein translates to MNCLFCNIATKEISARIVYEDDATLAFLDIHPRTMGHTVIIPKTHTENIVMAPEALITPTFLTVKKITVMLQHTLSPKGFTIGINHGRISGQAVDHLHVHVIPRYEGDGGGSIHSVVNYSSLLSLDEVAAKIKQN, encoded by the coding sequence ATGAACTGTCTCTTCTGCAACATCGCAACCAAAGAAATTTCCGCGCGCATTGTTTATGAAGACGATGCAACGCTCGCGTTTCTGGACATTCATCCGCGGACGATGGGGCACACGGTCATCATTCCCAAAACGCATACCGAAAATATCGTGATGGCACCGGAGGCGCTCATCACCCCGACCTTTTTGACAGTGAAGAAGATAACTGTTATGCTTCAACACACGTTGAGCCCCAAAGGATTCACTATCGGCATCAATCACGGGCGGATCAGCGGGCAGGCGGTGGATCACTTGCACGTGCATGTTATCCCGCGCTACGAGGGGGACGGCGGCGGTTCAATCCATAGCGTCGTCAACTACTCTTCACTATTATCATTAGACGAGGTCGCAGCAAAAATTAAGCAGAATTAA
- a CDS encoding bS21 family ribosomal protein codes for MSVEVRKKEGESASSLLYRFTKKVQQSGVLKEAKKRRFHKRAQSGLKRKLSALHRVGKKVEMDRMRKLGLTPER; via the coding sequence ATGTCTGTCGAAGTACGTAAAAAAGAAGGGGAGTCCGCGAGCAGCTTGCTCTACCGCTTTACAAAAAAAGTGCAGCAGAGTGGCGTATTAAAAGAAGCAAAGAAGCGTCGATTCCATAAGCGCGCTCAGAGCGGTTTGAAGCGCAAGCTTTCCGCCCTGCACCGCGTAGGAAAGAAAGTGGAGATGGATCGGATGCGGAAATTGGGATTGACCCCCGAGAGATAG
- a CDS encoding GatB/YqeY domain-containing protein yields MLKEKITADIKEAMKSGAAERLGVLRMLSSAIGNRKIEKRAKTGKDEDLTDDEVMEVIGKEAKKRKESIAVFVSGGRSDLAAQEEKELVILGAYLPAQMSEADTVAAVTRIVDAAPVKELGPVMKAVMAELKGKADSSLVSRLVKERLGA; encoded by the coding sequence ATGTTAAAAGAAAAAATCACCGCGGATATTAAAGAGGCGATGAAATCCGGAGCCGCAGAGCGGCTTGGAGTTTTGCGCATGCTTTCATCCGCTATTGGCAATCGGAAGATTGAAAAGCGCGCGAAGACCGGCAAAGACGAAGATTTGACCGATGATGAGGTTATGGAAGTCATCGGCAAAGAAGCAAAAAAACGCAAAGAATCCATCGCGGTGTTTGTTTCCGGCGGACGGAGCGACCTCGCGGCGCAGGAGGAAAAAGAGCTCGTTATTCTTGGCGCATATCTTCCCGCGCAGATGAGCGAAGCGGATACCGTGGCGGCGGTTACCCGCATTGTTGATGCCGCGCCGGTTAAGGAATTAGGTCCGGTCATGAAGGCGGTGATGGCGGAGCTCAAGGGAAAAGCGGACTCCTCGCTTGTTTCACGTCTTGTAAAAGAGCGGCTTGGAGCGTAA
- the ybeY gene encoding rRNA maturation RNase YbeY: MLQIILTAEKKFGRYASRARAMLRFLGRLVKEKAAVEVHLVGNAVMNKNVLSYVSPRKFFRPDISGKALGEIYLNPTYIAAHGEDVDLMLVHGFLHLLGYDHKRKSDRIKMEKKEDALLKQFYRSKSS; encoded by the coding sequence ATGCTGCAGATCATACTCACTGCAGAAAAAAAATTTGGACGCTATGCATCGCGCGCTCGCGCGATGTTGCGTTTCTTGGGGCGGCTCGTAAAGGAAAAAGCCGCGGTAGAGGTGCATCTTGTGGGGAACGCGGTGATGAACAAAAATGTGTTGTCTTATGTTTCACCGCGGAAATTTTTTCGTCCGGATATTTCCGGCAAGGCGCTTGGAGAGATTTATTTGAACCCGACCTACATTGCCGCGCACGGCGAAGATGTTGATCTTATGCTTGTGCACGGCTTTTTGCATTTGCTGGGGTATGACCACAAACGGAAAAGTGATAGAATAAAGATGGAAAAGAAAGAAGACGCGTTGTTGAAGCAATTTTACCGGAGCAAAAGTTCGTAG
- the ftsA gene encoding cell division protein FtsA, producing MKSRFIVGLDIGSLAIKAAVLEQKSDGSLVLQYATKAPVEGMRKGMVDDLGAVTRSVNVVLADIRQIHKNAAKHIYLSIGTPNVRVQISKGIVAVSRADFEIFNDDIGHAIEAAESVKLPANRMVIHTITDEFVVDDVADIKDPLGMIGHRLEAKSMIIDAFAPAVKNITRAVEVAGGGIAGLIFGPIAGARSVFSKNQRELGTVLLDIGFSTTGIALYQEHKLLHTNIFPYGSGHITNDLTHGLKISVEAAEGVKLAYGAAFAKDVSVRETVDISKFEPHARGSITRRFIADIVEARLAEILEFVNNDLKAVNKSGQLPGGVVLVGGGAKTPGLVDLVRQELRLPTRVGIPDLSMFQIPSAELAATVEDPEYACALGLVLWGVDKSGEGVRVKGDAFGWLKKLVSYIVP from the coding sequence ATGAAATCGCGATTCATCGTCGGGTTGGACATCGGATCGCTCGCCATCAAAGCTGCCGTGCTCGAACAAAAGAGCGACGGTAGCTTAGTGTTGCAATACGCGACTAAAGCTCCGGTGGAAGGTATGCGCAAAGGAATGGTGGATGACTTGGGCGCGGTGACGCGGTCGGTCAACGTCGTCTTGGCGGATATTCGGCAAATCCACAAAAACGCGGCAAAACATATTTACCTCAGCATCGGCACGCCGAACGTCCGCGTGCAGATATCTAAGGGAATCGTCGCTGTTTCCCGCGCGGATTTTGAAATTTTTAATGATGACATCGGGCACGCGATTGAAGCGGCGGAGTCCGTGAAGCTTCCGGCGAACCGGATGGTGATTCACACTATCACCGATGAGTTTGTGGTGGATGATGTCGCGGATATCAAGGACCCGTTGGGCATGATCGGGCATCGGCTGGAAGCAAAAAGTATGATTATCGACGCGTTCGCTCCGGCGGTGAAAAATATCACGCGCGCGGTGGAGGTCGCGGGTGGTGGCATCGCGGGTCTTATTTTTGGACCTATCGCCGGCGCGCGGTCGGTGTTCAGTAAAAATCAGCGGGAGCTCGGCACGGTACTTCTTGACATCGGATTCAGCACCACGGGCATCGCGCTGTATCAGGAGCACAAACTGCTACATACGAATATTTTTCCGTATGGCTCTGGCCATATTACCAATGACCTGACGCACGGACTTAAAATTTCCGTGGAAGCCGCGGAGGGAGTGAAGCTTGCCTATGGCGCCGCGTTTGCGAAAGATGTGTCCGTTCGCGAGACTGTGGATATCTCTAAATTTGAGCCGCACGCGCGGGGGAGCATCACTCGGCGATTCATCGCGGACATCGTGGAAGCCCGGCTTGCAGAAATTTTGGAGTTCGTCAATAATGACCTTAAGGCGGTGAATAAGTCCGGTCAGCTTCCCGGGGGCGTGGTGCTTGTGGGTGGCGGGGCAAAAACTCCGGGACTTGTTGACCTTGTCCGACAAGAGTTGCGTTTGCCCACTCGGGTTGGCATTCCGGATCTTTCTATGTTCCAGATTCCCTCTGCGGAGCTTGCCGCCACGGTGGAAGACCCTGAATACGCGTGTGCCCTGGGATTAGTGCTCTGGGGTGTGGATAAGTCCGGCGAAGGAGTGCGCGTAAAGGGAGATGCTTTCGGCTGGTTGAAAAAACTGGTGAGTTACATCGTGCCTTGA
- the ftsZ gene encoding cell division protein FtsZ, whose product MKQNGSNKKSAAKNKVIRPSYAANIKVVGVGGGGCSAVSRMRDSMDFKGIDFIAINTDVQDLDYCNAKKRIYIGKNLTKGLGTGMNPELGRQAAEENRSEIVESLKGADLVFITTGLGGGTGSGASPVIAEAAREAGALTVAVVTKPFSFEGVQRGRIAGEALTKLKEKVDTYIVVPNDRIFSIISKDTPIMKAFEVIDNVLKSAISGIAELIAMHGLVNVDFADVKATMQNTGGAVVTVGYAGGAERATNAVNAAINSPLLETSIEGARSVLFSVSGGRDLRMNEINDIAKVIVGAIDQNARIIFGAYHDKKLKVGQLKVTLIATNFNGGGVQKGAETPATSLFASTAAEIKTERAGLAGATLAATKDMKDAANDMKKEADKNAAVTKKKSNEIWDIPTFLRRNKRGDV is encoded by the coding sequence ATGAAGCAAAACGGAAGCAACAAAAAGTCAGCGGCAAAGAACAAGGTCATCCGGCCGAGTTATGCCGCGAATATTAAGGTGGTTGGCGTCGGTGGCGGCGGCTGCAGCGCGGTTTCGCGTATGCGCGACTCAATGGACTTTAAGGGCATTGATTTCATTGCCATCAACACCGATGTGCAGGATTTGGATTATTGCAATGCGAAAAAGCGCATCTATATCGGAAAAAATTTGACGAAAGGTTTGGGCACGGGTATGAATCCGGAGCTTGGTCGTCAGGCGGCGGAAGAAAACCGGTCGGAAATCGTGGAGTCGTTGAAAGGCGCGGATCTTGTGTTCATCACTACCGGCTTAGGCGGAGGCACTGGGTCAGGGGCCTCGCCAGTCATTGCCGAGGCGGCGCGCGAAGCCGGGGCGTTAACCGTTGCGGTGGTCACAAAACCGTTTTCTTTTGAAGGTGTACAGCGGGGACGTATTGCCGGTGAGGCACTCACGAAATTGAAAGAGAAGGTGGACACCTACATCGTTGTTCCAAACGATCGGATTTTCAGCATCATCAGCAAGGACACGCCGATAATGAAGGCGTTTGAAGTGATTGATAATGTGTTGAAGTCCGCTATCTCCGGTATCGCGGAACTCATTGCGATGCACGGGCTCGTGAACGTGGACTTCGCGGACGTGAAAGCGACCATGCAGAATACCGGCGGGGCGGTGGTGACCGTGGGCTATGCCGGCGGGGCGGAGCGCGCCACCAACGCGGTGAACGCGGCTATCAATTCGCCATTGCTTGAAACGTCTATCGAAGGCGCGCGGAGCGTGTTGTTCAGCGTTTCCGGCGGACGGGATTTGCGGATGAATGAAATCAACGACATCGCGAAGGTCATTGTCGGCGCGATTGATCAGAACGCCCGCATTATTTTTGGCGCGTATCACGACAAAAAGCTGAAAGTTGGTCAGCTGAAGGTGACACTCATCGCTACAAACTTCAACGGAGGCGGAGTGCAAAAAGGAGCGGAAACTCCGGCAACCAGCTTGTTCGCGTCAACCGCGGCGGAAATAAAAACCGAGCGGGCCGGACTTGCCGGCGCGACGCTCGCGGCGACGAAAGACATGAAGGACGCGGCGAACGATATGAAAAAAGAGGCGGATAAAAACGCCGCGGTAACGAAAAAGAAATCAAATGAGATTTGGGATATCCCGACGTTTTTGAGGAGGAATAAGAGAGGGGATGTGTAG
- a CDS encoding nuclease-related domain-containing protein, giving the protein MTYPRKLYLIAQIKLWGILFAMVVFLYLDLRYFFSNTSFTLKTVELLLATFIGYIFYPIHSAFQKRVDEIQEKILIEAGSAKLGFKGEDKVAEWLEESLPTDKYSILRNVTLPEHKFDIDFVIIGPQGVIVLEVKNFSDQRTFIEDEYYQVKDGQRYVLSVDFDPRFQVQLHVYYLRKYLEDNGLRDVRILKAIVFPKSDAANVIGSVGVYIASGLDALKRFFDGATFDPRYTSELRSRIKAVLSK; this is encoded by the coding sequence ATGACCTATCCAAGGAAATTGTATTTAATAGCCCAAATTAAACTTTGGGGTATTCTTTTCGCAATGGTGGTTTTTTTGTATCTTGATCTCCGCTATTTTTTTAGCAACACAAGTTTTACCCTCAAAACCGTTGAACTACTTCTGGCTACGTTCATCGGTTATATTTTTTACCCAATACACTCGGCTTTTCAAAAAAGAGTTGACGAAATTCAAGAAAAAATCTTAATCGAAGCAGGTTCCGCAAAGTTGGGATTCAAGGGGGAAGACAAGGTTGCTGAATGGCTTGAAGAGTCGTTACCGACAGACAAGTATTCAATTTTACGAAACGTTACTTTACCCGAACATAAGTTTGACATTGATTTTGTTATCATCGGACCTCAAGGAGTCATTGTGTTGGAGGTCAAAAACTTTAGCGATCAGAGAACTTTTATTGAGGATGAATACTATCAGGTTAAAGATGGACAGAGATACGTCTTGTCCGTCGATTTCGATCCTAGATTTCAGGTACAATTGCATGTTTATTATCTCAGAAAGTATTTGGAGGATAACGGGCTTCGCGACGTCAGAATTTTAAAAGCTATTGTTTTTCCTAAAAGCGACGCGGCAAATGTTATTGGAAGCGTTGGCGTCTATATCGCAAGCGGACTTGATGCGTTAAAGAGGTTTTTTGATGGTGCAACTTTTGACCCTAGATATACGTCGGAACTTCGATCAAGAATCAAAGCAGTTTTATCGAAATAA
- a CDS encoding ATP cone domain-containing protein has protein sequence MAKKSLTKAKVSKKVAVSKVFQFTRKRDGRIVPFDQTRITEALLKALHASGEGNGRDAKKISDRVVKVLLKKFSPTYVLSIEEIQDSAENALILLDYAKTAKAYILYRKERERLREARKEVPAAVKQLVAASKKYFKNPLAEFVYYRTYSRWIDEDGRRETWIETAGRYMAFMKENLGDKLSEKEYGEVHEAILNQQAMPSMRLLQFAGKAARKTNVCAYNCSFIAPTRFEDFAEIVYISMCGTGVGFSVEHQNVEKLPQIERQTGEKLPDYVIEDSKEGWADSLLFGMKTWFAGKDVVFDYSGLRAAGVRLKTMGGRSSGPAPLHELLDFTRRKILAKQGRRLGTIDVHDIICKIGEIVVSGGVRRSALISLSDLDDPEMRDAKNGQFYLTEPQRSLANNSAVYNEKPTASQFLDEWVSLAKSGTGERGIFNRGGLHTMLPKRRIKALKGYLGNLGTNPCGEIILQSRQFCNLSEVVARPEDTEATLLEKVRVATIVGTYQSTLTNFGYLSKEWRENCEAERLLGVSVTGQWDCEAARNPEVLRKMRDTAIRVNEEYAKRFGVGASTCITCVKPSGNLSQTVDASSGMHTRYAEYYIRRVRISATDSLFKMLKDQKLPYHPEVGQSADTANTYVLEFPVKAPEGAVTRKDITALVQLEHWKLVKTNYTEHNPSVTVYVAENEWIMVANWLYNNWEYIGGLSFLPKDNHVYALAPYEEITKERYEELLAKFPDVDFSQIFVYEHQDETENAKELACVAGVCEIS, from the coding sequence ATGGCAAAAAAGTCGCTCACGAAAGCAAAGGTTTCAAAAAAGGTTGCGGTGTCGAAGGTGTTTCAGTTCACGCGAAAACGCGATGGCCGGATTGTTCCATTTGATCAAACGCGCATCACCGAAGCGTTATTGAAAGCGCTCCATGCCTCGGGCGAGGGTAATGGACGGGATGCAAAAAAGATTTCCGACCGCGTGGTGAAAGTTCTGTTGAAAAAGTTTTCTCCAACCTATGTGTTGAGCATTGAAGAGATTCAGGATTCCGCGGAAAATGCCCTTATCCTCCTTGATTACGCAAAAACCGCGAAGGCATATATTTTGTATCGTAAAGAACGCGAGCGGTTGCGCGAAGCGCGCAAAGAAGTGCCGGCGGCGGTGAAACAGCTGGTCGCCGCGAGTAAAAAGTATTTCAAAAATCCGCTGGCGGAGTTTGTATATTACCGCACCTATTCGCGCTGGATTGACGAAGATGGTCGCCGCGAGACTTGGATTGAGACCGCGGGACGCTATATGGCTTTTATGAAGGAGAATTTGGGCGACAAGCTTTCCGAAAAAGAATATGGCGAAGTCCACGAGGCGATTTTGAACCAGCAGGCGATGCCGTCCATGCGTTTGTTGCAGTTCGCGGGCAAAGCCGCGCGGAAAACAAATGTCTGCGCCTATAATTGCTCGTTTATCGCGCCGACGCGTTTTGAAGATTTCGCCGAAATTGTCTATATCTCTATGTGCGGCACGGGTGTAGGGTTTTCCGTGGAGCATCAGAATGTGGAAAAACTTCCGCAAATTGAACGGCAAACGGGCGAAAAACTTCCGGACTATGTGATTGAAGACAGCAAGGAAGGATGGGCGGATTCGCTACTTTTCGGCATGAAAACGTGGTTTGCCGGCAAGGACGTGGTGTTTGACTATTCTGGATTGCGTGCCGCGGGCGTACGGTTGAAAACCATGGGCGGACGATCATCCGGCCCCGCGCCGTTGCACGAACTACTGGACTTTACACGGCGGAAAATTTTGGCAAAACAGGGGCGACGGCTCGGGACGATTGATGTGCACGACATCATCTGCAAAATCGGCGAGATTGTGGTGTCGGGCGGCGTGCGCCGCAGTGCCTTGATTTCGCTTTCGGATTTGGACGATCCGGAAATGCGCGACGCGAAGAACGGCCAGTTTTATTTGACCGAACCCCAACGGAGCTTGGCGAATAACTCGGCGGTCTATAATGAAAAGCCGACCGCGAGCCAGTTTCTGGATGAATGGGTGTCGCTCGCGAAGAGCGGAACAGGGGAGCGCGGCATCTTTAACCGCGGAGGATTGCACACCATGCTTCCGAAGCGCCGCATTAAGGCGTTGAAGGGATATTTGGGTAACTTGGGTACTAATCCGTGCGGAGAAATTATTTTGCAGTCGCGGCAATTCTGCAACTTATCTGAAGTGGTGGCGCGCCCCGAAGACACCGAAGCGACGCTTTTGGAAAAAGTGCGCGTCGCGACGATTGTGGGCACCTATCAGTCAACGCTCACGAATTTTGGCTATCTTTCCAAAGAGTGGAGGGAAAATTGCGAGGCGGAGCGTTTACTCGGCGTTTCGGTCACCGGCCAGTGGGATTGCGAAGCGGCGCGTAACCCCGAAGTGCTTCGCAAGATGCGCGATACGGCAATCCGCGTCAATGAAGAATACGCGAAACGGTTTGGTGTCGGTGCGTCCACCTGTATCACGTGCGTGAAGCCGTCGGGCAATCTTTCACAAACTGTGGATGCCTCCTCCGGCATGCACACGCGCTATGCGGAGTATTATATCCGCCGTGTGCGCATTTCGGCAACGGACAGTTTGTTCAAAATGCTCAAGGATCAGAAACTTCCGTATCATCCGGAAGTGGGGCAGTCGGCGGACACCGCCAATACATATGTCTTGGAGTTTCCGGTTAAGGCTCCCGAGGGAGCGGTGACGCGCAAAGATATCACCGCGCTTGTTCAGCTGGAACACTGGAAGCTCGTGAAGACTAACTACACCGAGCATAACCCTTCGGTCACGGTGTATGTTGCCGAAAACGAGTGGATCATGGTGGCGAACTGGTTGTATAACAATTGGGAATACATCGGCGGCCTCTCGTTCTTGCCGAAGGACAACCACGTGTATGCCTTGGCGCCATACGAAGAAATTACCAAGGAGCGGTACGAGGAGCTTCTCGCGAAGT